From one Bradyrhizobium sp. Ash2021 genomic stretch:
- a CDS encoding DegT/DnrJ/EryC1/StrS family aminotransferase produces the protein MNQHMRPEPVPFIDIAAQRRRLGKSIDEAVSRVLAHCQFINGPEVTALEAALAKFSGAKHVVSCASGTDALLMVLMAKKVGPGDAVLCPSFTFCATGEAVALTGAVPVFVDVDEATFNMDTGSLKRGIATARQRGLNPRAVIPVDLFGQSADHDAIAGIAEAEGLFVLDDAAQGFGASYKGRRLGTFGLATATSFFPAKPLGCFGDGGAIFTDDDELADTLRSIRVHGQGSDKYDNVRLGLTGRLDTMQAAVLIEKLKIFEDEIAARNAVAERYARGLGNLVTVPHLAAGCTSVWAQYTIRLPKGTDRDAFAADLKAQGVPTAIYYTKSMHQQTAYRDFPVAEGGLPASERLSDDVISLPMHAYLDEPTQERIIKAVRGALST, from the coding sequence ATGAACCAGCATATGCGTCCAGAACCCGTTCCCTTCATCGACATCGCCGCGCAGCGCCGGCGGCTCGGCAAATCCATCGATGAGGCGGTCTCCCGCGTGCTCGCCCATTGCCAGTTCATCAACGGCCCGGAAGTCACCGCGCTCGAGGCCGCGCTCGCGAAGTTCAGCGGCGCCAAGCATGTCGTGAGCTGCGCCAGCGGCACCGATGCGCTCTTGATGGTGCTGATGGCCAAAAAGGTCGGCCCCGGCGACGCTGTGCTGTGCCCGTCGTTCACGTTCTGCGCGACCGGCGAGGCGGTGGCGCTGACCGGCGCCGTGCCGGTTTTCGTCGACGTCGACGAGGCGACGTTCAATATGGACACAGGCTCGCTCAAGCGCGGCATCGCAACGGCCAGGCAGCGCGGCCTCAATCCGCGCGCGGTGATTCCGGTCGACCTGTTCGGACAAAGCGCCGACCACGACGCCATCGCCGGGATCGCGGAGGCTGAAGGCCTGTTCGTGCTTGATGACGCCGCTCAAGGCTTTGGCGCCAGCTACAAGGGCCGCCGGCTCGGCACTTTCGGTCTCGCCACGGCGACCAGCTTCTTTCCCGCAAAGCCGCTCGGCTGCTTTGGCGACGGCGGCGCGATCTTCACCGATGACGACGAACTCGCCGACACGCTGCGCAGCATCCGCGTTCACGGTCAGGGGTCTGACAAATACGACAATGTCCGCCTCGGGCTCACCGGGCGGCTCGACACCATGCAGGCGGCGGTGCTGATCGAGAAGCTGAAAATCTTCGAGGACGAGATCGCGGCGCGCAACGCCGTCGCGGAGCGTTATGCCCGCGGCCTCGGCAACCTCGTCACCGTTCCGCACCTCGCCGCCGGCTGCACCTCGGTCTGGGCGCAATACACCATCCGCCTGCCCAAAGGCACCGACCGCGACGCTTTCGCCGCTGATCTGAAGGCGCAGGGCGTCCCGACCGCGATCTATTACACGAAATCGATGCATCAGCAGACTGCGTACCGGGATTTCCCGGTCGCCGAAGGCGGCCTGCCGGCGAGCGAGCGGTTGTCGGACGACGTCATCAGCCTGCCGATGCACGCCTATCTCGACGAGCCGACGCAGGAGCGCATCATCAAGGCTGTGCGCGGCGCGCTTTCAACCTGA
- a CDS encoding Gfo/Idh/MocA family oxidoreductase, translating into MNSKGSASGVNTEARRALRVGVIGAGVMGSNHARVLAGLPDVTLVGIVDPLPEHRARATDLVGCRAFPSLDELLSEGVDAVTIAAPTHLHHEIALACIARDIHILVEKPIAPTVQEGRDIVDAARRAGVTLMVGHVERFNPAVAAIKQAISGEDILSIGITRVGPFPPRMSNVGVVIDLAVHDIDLIRWFTESDIVEVQPQLSSAVAEREDIALLQFRTASGVLAHINTNWLTPFKARSVTVATRGKYVMGDLLTRQVTECFGFKPDGSYSMRHLPVGHDEPLRAELIAFLEAVRTGNLPAVSGDEGVASLEIAIRCLESPARPAATTVRKGPRRIAG; encoded by the coding sequence ATGAATTCAAAAGGGTCCGCTTCGGGCGTGAACACCGAGGCCAGGCGCGCGTTGCGTGTTGGCGTGATCGGCGCGGGCGTCATGGGCAGCAACCACGCCCGGGTATTGGCGGGCCTGCCCGACGTCACGCTGGTCGGCATCGTCGATCCCTTGCCGGAGCACCGCGCGCGCGCCACCGATCTCGTTGGATGCCGCGCGTTCCCGAGCCTCGATGAGCTGCTCAGCGAGGGCGTCGATGCCGTGACGATCGCGGCACCAACCCATCTCCATCATGAGATCGCGCTCGCCTGCATCGCGCGCGACATCCACATCCTGGTCGAGAAGCCGATTGCGCCCACGGTGCAAGAGGGGCGGGACATTGTCGACGCCGCGCGCCGGGCCGGCGTGACGCTGATGGTCGGCCATGTCGAACGCTTCAACCCGGCGGTTGCCGCGATCAAGCAGGCGATCTCGGGCGAAGATATTCTCTCTATCGGCATCACCCGGGTCGGACCGTTTCCGCCGCGGATGTCGAACGTCGGCGTCGTCATCGATCTCGCCGTGCACGATATCGATTTGATCCGCTGGTTCACCGAGTCCGACATCGTCGAGGTGCAGCCGCAGCTCTCCAGCGCGGTCGCCGAGCGCGAAGACATCGCGTTATTGCAATTCCGCACCGCCTCAGGCGTGCTCGCCCACATCAACACCAACTGGCTGACGCCGTTCAAGGCGCGCAGCGTCACGGTGGCGACCCGCGGCAAATATGTCATGGGCGACCTGCTGACGCGCCAGGTGACCGAGTGCTTCGGCTTCAAGCCCGACGGCAGCTATTCGATGCGCCATCTGCCGGTCGGCCATGACGAACCGCTGCGCGCCGAATTGATCGCGTTCCTCGAGGCCGTCCGCACCGGTAATCTACCGGCGGTTTCCGGCGACGAAGGCGTGGCCAGCCTCGAAATCGCGATCCGCTGTCTCGAATCACCCGCCAGGCCCGCGGCGACCACCGTCCGCAAGGGCCCGCGCCGCATCGCCGGCTGA
- a CDS encoding mannose-1-phosphate guanylyltransferase/mannose-6-phosphate isomerase, whose translation MNGRIIPLIMCGGAGTRLWPASREVHPKQFLPLFGTRSTFQETLLRVSDATLFERPIVITNNAYRFMVLEQLAEIGLEADVLLEPMRRDSGPAIAAGAAFAQTRDKDAIVLALAADHVVRDVAAFVAACREGLAAAEAGRIVTFGVQPERAATEYGYISPGETISGAVRAVAKFVEKPDPATAATYIESGYLWNSGNFMFRAAVLSDEYRNVDPASVQAITDAVSNAGTDLGFVKLDEKAFGSAKAISIDYAVMEKTARAAVVPVACGWSDVGSWHAVWELSDKDGQGNAARGAAVFEDSRNCNVSTDRALVALEGVDDLVVVATQDAVLVSRQKDANGLKRLVAKLKASAPEVTESHIKVHRPWGSYQSVDNGDRHQVKRIIVKPGGRLSLQKHHHRSEHWIVVRGTARVTVNELVKTVHENESIYIPIGAVHRLENPGKIQLELIEVQTGSYLGEDDIIRIEDDYQRT comes from the coding sequence ATGAACGGACGAATCATCCCCCTGATCATGTGCGGTGGCGCCGGGACGCGGCTGTGGCCGGCTTCGCGCGAGGTCCATCCCAAACAGTTTTTGCCGTTGTTCGGGACGCGCTCAACCTTTCAGGAGACGTTGCTCAGGGTTTCGGATGCGACGCTGTTCGAACGGCCGATCGTCATTACCAACAATGCCTATCGTTTCATGGTGCTGGAGCAATTGGCCGAGATCGGGCTCGAGGCCGATGTGCTGCTCGAGCCGATGCGGCGCGACTCCGGGCCTGCGATCGCAGCGGGGGCGGCCTTTGCGCAGACCCGCGACAAGGACGCGATCGTCCTGGCCCTGGCCGCCGATCACGTCGTCCGCGATGTCGCCGCGTTCGTCGCCGCCTGCCGCGAGGGGCTTGCCGCCGCGGAAGCCGGCCGTATCGTGACCTTTGGCGTGCAGCCCGAACGCGCCGCCACCGAATACGGTTACATCAGCCCCGGCGAGACGATTTCCGGCGCGGTTCGCGCGGTGGCAAAGTTCGTCGAGAAGCCGGATCCCGCGACCGCCGCCACCTACATCGAGTCCGGTTATCTCTGGAACAGCGGCAACTTCATGTTCCGCGCCGCGGTGCTATCGGATGAATATCGCAATGTCGATCCGGCAAGCGTGCAGGCGATCACCGATGCCGTGAGCAACGCCGGAACCGATCTCGGCTTCGTCAAGCTCGATGAAAAAGCCTTCGGATCGGCCAAGGCGATCTCGATCGATTACGCGGTGATGGAGAAAACCGCGCGCGCCGCCGTGGTGCCGGTGGCGTGCGGCTGGTCCGATGTCGGCTCCTGGCATGCGGTGTGGGAATTGTCCGACAAGGACGGCCAGGGCAACGCGGCGCGGGGCGCTGCCGTGTTCGAGGATTCCCGCAATTGCAACGTCTCGACCGACCGCGCGCTGGTCGCGCTCGAAGGCGTCGACGACCTCGTGGTGGTGGCAACGCAGGACGCGGTGCTGGTGTCGCGGCAGAAGGACGCCAACGGGCTGAAGCGGCTGGTCGCAAAACTGAAGGCCAGCGCACCCGAAGTGACCGAGAGCCACATCAAGGTGCACCGGCCCTGGGGCTCGTATCAATCGGTCGACAATGGCGACCGCCACCAGGTCAAGCGCATCATCGTCAAGCCCGGCGGCCGGCTATCGCTGCAGAAGCACCACCACCGTTCCGAGCACTGGATCGTGGTGCGCGGCACTGCGCGCGTCACCGTCAATGAACTGGTCAAGACCGTGCACGAGAACGAATCGATCTACATCCCGATCGGCGCCGTGCACCGGCTGGAAAACCCCGGCAAGATACAGCTGGAGCTGATCGAGGTGCAGACCGGCAGCTATCTCGGCGAGGACGACATCATCCGCATCGAGGATGATTATCAGCGCACCTGA
- a CDS encoding NAD-dependent epimerase — protein MSDQTILVTGAAGFIGFHAARRLLAEGRNVVGLDNLNSYYDPALKQARLDILRADSRFSFVQTDLADRASMSELFEKNRFARVLHLAAQASVRYSIDHPHAYADANLAGFLNVLEGCRHYGCGHLIYASSSSVYGANTKLPFSVDDRTDHPVSLYAATKKANELMAHSYSHLYSLPTTGLRFFTVYGPWGRPDMAIFLFTKAIVEGTPIKLFNHGRMQRDFTYVDDVAHGILRLIDRVPGSTEGKGGGAPARIYNIGNNRPEDLMHVVAVLEKELGSAAVKQMLPMQPGDVLATYADIDDLTRDVGFRPQTSIEDGIRAFVAWYRDHYRI, from the coding sequence ATGTCGGATCAGACAATATTGGTCACCGGCGCTGCCGGCTTCATCGGCTTTCACGCCGCCCGCCGGCTTTTGGCCGAAGGCCGCAACGTTGTCGGGCTGGACAATCTCAACAGCTATTATGATCCGGCATTGAAACAGGCGCGGCTGGACATCCTGCGCGCGGATTCGCGGTTCAGTTTCGTGCAGACCGATCTCGCCGACCGGGCGTCAATGAGCGAACTGTTCGAAAAGAACCGGTTCGCAAGGGTGCTCCATCTCGCAGCCCAGGCTAGCGTCCGCTATTCGATCGACCATCCGCACGCCTACGCCGATGCCAATCTCGCGGGCTTCCTCAACGTGCTGGAAGGATGCCGGCATTATGGCTGCGGCCATCTGATCTATGCCTCGTCGTCGTCGGTCTACGGTGCCAATACCAAATTGCCGTTTTCGGTCGATGACCGGACCGATCATCCGGTCAGCCTTTATGCGGCCACCAAAAAGGCCAACGAATTGATGGCGCATTCCTATAGCCATCTTTACAGCCTCCCGACCACTGGATTGCGATTTTTTACGGTATATGGGCCATGGGGCCGGCCGGACATGGCGATCTTCCTGTTCACCAAGGCGATCGTGGAGGGCACCCCGATCAAGTTGTTTAACCATGGCAGGATGCAGCGCGACTTCACCTATGTCGACGACGTGGCGCATGGTATATTGCGGCTGATCGATCGCGTGCCGGGAAGCACGGAGGGGAAGGGCGGCGGCGCGCCCGCGCGGATCTACAATATAGGCAATAACCGGCCGGAAGACCTCATGCATGTCGTAGCAGTCCTTGAGAAGGAACTGGGCAGCGCCGCGGTCAAGCAGATGTTACCGATGCAGCCCGGAGACGTGTTGGCTACCTACGCCGATATCGATGATCTGACGCGCGACGTGGGTTTTCGGCCGCAGACTTCGATCGAGGACGGTATTCGCGCGTTTGTGGCCTGGTATCGCGATCATTATCGGATTTGA
- a CDS encoding lysylphosphatidylglycerol synthase transmembrane domain-containing protein, with translation MRRILLSTVKILISAALLYFSLRKINLADLVSRLNVSSLGWIGLAIVVTFLQIFVGVLRWREISAECGAPLETRQAMRFNVIGTFFNQTLPSSIGGDAVRLWLVARAGAGWRAATYSIFVDRAIGLIALAIIIVASLPWSYRLITDPNGRSALLLVDFAALAGGVGFLVLGILPWPWLKRWWGTHHVHACAVIANRVIFSRDRGPKIAVYSILVHVLAVVIAWCVVQSIAAPVMFGQVFQLVPPVMLITMLPISIAGWGVREATMGLAFGYAGLMTNEGVNVSLLFGAVYFIVGAFGGLVWIFSAEKAAQGAAPIEVPE, from the coding sequence ATGCGCCGGATCCTGCTTTCGACCGTCAAGATATTGATCTCGGCTGCGCTGCTGTATTTCTCGCTGCGCAAGATCAATCTTGCCGACCTCGTCTCGCGCCTCAATGTCTCGAGCCTGGGCTGGATCGGCCTCGCCATTGTCGTGACATTTCTTCAGATCTTCGTCGGCGTGCTGCGCTGGCGCGAGATCAGCGCCGAGTGCGGCGCGCCGCTCGAGACCAGGCAGGCGATGCGCTTCAACGTGATCGGAACCTTCTTCAACCAGACGCTGCCCTCGTCGATCGGCGGCGACGCGGTACGGCTTTGGCTGGTCGCGCGCGCTGGCGCAGGCTGGCGGGCGGCGACCTACTCCATCTTCGTCGACCGCGCCATTGGACTGATCGCGCTTGCGATCATCATCGTCGCGAGCCTGCCCTGGAGCTATCGGCTGATCACCGATCCCAACGGGCGCTCGGCGCTGCTGCTGGTCGACTTCGCCGCACTCGCGGGCGGGGTCGGGTTTCTGGTGCTCGGAATTTTGCCGTGGCCATGGCTGAAGCGCTGGTGGGGGACGCATCATGTTCACGCCTGCGCGGTGATCGCGAACCGGGTAATCTTCAGCCGGGATCGCGGGCCCAAGATTGCGGTGTATTCGATACTCGTCCACGTTCTCGCCGTGGTCATCGCCTGGTGCGTGGTCCAATCGATCGCAGCACCCGTGATGTTCGGACAGGTCTTCCAGCTGGTGCCGCCGGTGATGCTGATCACGATGCTGCCGATCTCGATCGCCGGCTGGGGCGTTCGCGAGGCCACCATGGGGCTCGCCTTCGGATATGCCGGCCTGATGACGAACGAAGGCGTCAACGTTTCGCTGCTGTTCGGCGCGGTTTACTTCATCGTCGGCGCATTCGGCGGGCTGGTGTGGATATTCAGCGCTGAAAAAGCAGCACAGGGTGCCGCGCCAATCGAGGTCCCCGAGTAA
- a CDS encoding glycosyltransferase family 4 protein: MTISALQFSLLAIPAAALLSASMTRAILPLLLKHALAKPNARSSHRIPTPQGGGIAVIGATLVVAGAIMANVAAPDLTIPVAVFGATLFIAAVGFADDVNSIPVLPRLVLQGLAIAAVVFAAPDDLRIVPAWPLWIERALTLLAGLWFVNLVNFMDGLDLMTVAEAVPVTAAVALLGWLGDAPASAMIIAAALFGALLGFAPFNRPVAKIFLGDVGSLPIGLLLGWCLLQLAWQQQFVAALLLPLYYLADATVTLLQRMARREPFWAAHRSHFYQRATDNNFTVSRVVGEVFALNVGLAVLAIASIRAHSVAVDVAILLAGSIAVALLLRRFSRRRAL, from the coding sequence ATGACCATTTCCGCGCTACAATTTTCGCTCCTTGCCATCCCTGCCGCAGCGCTGCTTTCGGCCAGCATGACGCGGGCGATCCTGCCGTTGCTGCTGAAGCACGCCCTTGCGAAGCCGAATGCCCGCTCGTCGCATCGCATTCCGACCCCGCAAGGGGGCGGCATCGCCGTGATCGGGGCGACGCTGGTGGTCGCAGGCGCGATCATGGCGAACGTTGCTGCGCCAGATCTGACAATCCCCGTCGCGGTTTTCGGCGCGACGCTGTTCATTGCCGCCGTGGGCTTTGCCGATGACGTCAATTCGATCCCGGTGCTGCCGCGGCTGGTGCTGCAGGGGCTGGCCATCGCCGCCGTCGTCTTCGCCGCGCCCGACGATCTCAGGATCGTCCCGGCCTGGCCGCTCTGGATCGAACGCGCCCTGACGTTGCTCGCGGGCCTTTGGTTCGTGAATCTGGTCAACTTCATGGACGGGCTGGATTTGATGACGGTCGCCGAGGCCGTACCGGTGACGGCGGCCGTCGCCCTGCTCGGCTGGCTCGGCGACGCCCCGGCATCGGCGATGATCATAGCCGCCGCGCTCTTTGGCGCGCTGCTCGGATTCGCGCCGTTCAACCGGCCGGTGGCAAAAATATTTCTCGGCGACGTCGGCAGCCTGCCGATCGGCCTGCTGCTCGGCTGGTGTTTATTGCAGCTCGCATGGCAGCAGCAATTCGTGGCCGCGCTATTGTTGCCGCTGTATTATCTGGCCGACGCCACGGTCACGCTGTTGCAGCGGATGGCGAGGCGCGAACCGTTCTGGGCCGCGCATCGCTCGCACTTTTATCAGCGCGCCACCGATAACAATTTCACCGTTTCGCGCGTCGTCGGCGAAGTCTTCGCGCTCAATGTGGGTCTCGCGGTGCTGGCGATCGCATCGATCAGGGCCCATTCAGTCGCCGTCGATGTGGCGATCCTGTTGGCGGGCTCTATCGCCGTAGCACTGCTTCTGCGCCGGTTTTCCCGCAGACGGGCGCTCTGA
- a CDS encoding glycosyltransferase family 4 protein → MQKSGKVVVISQHYPPDHSTTAAIMAAIANRVAGDAEVLVLSGTPGSASPASSGQVEVEEIRNWMPGKAALIQRATAELLFTVRIFAALLTRLRRGDVVLTVPAPFMLPYAMAAAARLKRAKSVLIMHDLYPEVLVAAGLLKPGSMLAKIMRGLNALMFRTLSAVVIIGRDTEKLLLRYGGMTQAKIRFIPNWATLVPGVRPIRPDTPSRQKVSARFVVGLSGNLGFTHDPVIVFEAARLLRDDPDIHFLLSGWGIGFEQLQAMQSDARLANVTLIDRVEDGDLDAFLSAADVWLIPYRNNVAGVSVPSRFYNLLAVGRPVILVSEPEAEAALTVTENKLGWVVTPGMSGQLAEAIRAAASSSDSSMAENAVAAAGNFSPERALTSYAALVQELLRNPD, encoded by the coding sequence ATGCAGAAGTCCGGAAAAGTCGTCGTTATCAGCCAGCACTATCCGCCGGATCACAGCACGACAGCCGCGATCATGGCCGCGATCGCAAACCGCGTAGCGGGGGACGCCGAAGTTCTGGTTCTTTCCGGTACGCCCGGATCGGCATCGCCGGCGTCATCGGGGCAGGTGGAAGTCGAGGAGATCAGGAACTGGATGCCGGGGAAGGCCGCCCTGATCCAGCGCGCCACCGCCGAGCTATTGTTCACGGTTCGGATATTTGCGGCGCTGTTGACCAGGTTGCGGCGCGGCGACGTGGTGCTCACCGTTCCCGCGCCGTTCATGCTGCCCTATGCGATGGCCGCCGCGGCCCGGTTGAAGCGGGCGAAGTCGGTGCTGATCATGCACGATCTCTATCCCGAGGTTCTCGTCGCGGCCGGCCTGCTGAAGCCGGGATCGATGCTGGCGAAAATCATGCGCGGGCTGAATGCGCTGATGTTTCGCACGCTGAGTGCCGTCGTCATTATCGGGCGCGACACCGAAAAACTGCTGTTGCGCTATGGCGGGATGACGCAGGCCAAGATCCGGTTCATTCCGAATTGGGCCACGCTGGTTCCCGGTGTTCGTCCGATCCGGCCCGACACTCCTTCTCGCCAGAAGGTCTCGGCCCGCTTCGTCGTCGGCCTTTCCGGCAATCTTGGTTTTACCCACGATCCCGTCATCGTATTCGAGGCGGCCCGATTGCTGCGGGACGATCCTGACATTCATTTCCTGTTGTCGGGCTGGGGGATCGGCTTTGAACAGCTGCAGGCGATGCAATCCGACGCAAGGCTTGCAAATGTCACCCTGATCGACCGCGTCGAGGACGGCGATCTCGATGCGTTTCTCTCCGCAGCGGACGTCTGGCTCATTCCCTATCGCAACAACGTGGCCGGCGTCTCGGTGCCGAGCCGGTTCTACAATCTGCTGGCGGTCGGAAGGCCGGTCATTCTGGTTTCCGAGCCGGAAGCGGAAGCAGCCCTCACGGTAACGGAAAACAAGCTCGGCTGGGTCGTGACGCCGGGGATGTCCGGTCAATTGGCCGAGGCGATCCGGGCCGCGGCTTCCTCGAGCGATTCGTCGATGGCCGAAAACGCCGTTGCAGCCGCCGGGAATTTCAGCCCCGAGCGGGCTCTGACGAGCTACGCAGCGCTGGTCCAGGAGCTTTTGCGAAACCCGGATTGA
- a CDS encoding nucleoside-diphosphate sugar epimerase/dehydratase, translating to MTRFTQLKSRNLLIAIHDALATTFALFASFYLRFEGSDAFFARLPLLLRVLPYFVVFSVVVCYVFKLTTTKWRFISLPDALNILRAASVLTLALVVMDYVFIFVAPNIHGPVFLGRVTIVLYWFLEVFSLSALRFGYRYFRYTRVRRHARTEGALSALLIGRAADAEVLLRGIESGAVKHLWPVGVLSPSMSDRGQSIRNVPVLGGIDDVEDVIRDYDRRGKPIARVVMTPSAFDPDAHPESVLMRAKRLGLMVSRLPSLESGDVPRLTNVVVEDLLLRASEKIDYARLEALVKGKAVIVTGGGGSIGAEICDRVATFGAARLLIIENSEPALYAVTEALSARGAGVAIEGRIADIRDRERVLRLMNDFKPDIVFHAAALKHVPILERDWSEGVKTNIFGSVNVADAALVAGAEAMVMISTDKAIEPVSMLGLTKRFAEMYCQALDSELAAQSRGKPHMRLISVRFGNVLASNGSVVPKFKAQIEAGGPVTVTHPDMVRYFMTIREACDLVLTAATHALTPARPDVSVYVLNMGQPVKIVELAERMIRLSGLEPGLDIEVVFTGMRPGERLNEILFASQEPTVEIGVAGIMAAKPNEPPMQTLRHWLAALEQAITKDDRATIRAVLKDAVPEFGSNAA from the coding sequence ATGACGCGTTTTACGCAATTGAAATCACGCAATCTTTTGATCGCGATCCATGACGCGCTGGCGACGACGTTTGCATTGTTCGCGAGCTTTTACCTGCGCTTCGAGGGAAGCGACGCCTTTTTCGCGCGTCTGCCGCTTCTGCTGCGCGTGCTGCCCTATTTCGTCGTGTTCAGCGTCGTGGTTTGCTACGTCTTCAAATTGACGACGACGAAGTGGCGCTTCATCTCGCTGCCCGACGCCCTCAATATCCTGCGCGCGGCTTCGGTTTTGACGCTCGCGCTCGTGGTGATGGATTATGTTTTTATTTTCGTGGCGCCGAACATTCATGGACCGGTTTTCCTTGGCCGGGTAACCATCGTTCTCTACTGGTTTCTCGAGGTATTTTCGCTGAGCGCGTTGCGCTTTGGCTATCGCTATTTCCGCTATACACGGGTTCGCCGCCACGCCCGTACCGAAGGGGCATTGTCCGCGCTGTTGATCGGCCGTGCCGCGGATGCCGAGGTCCTGCTGCGCGGGATCGAGAGTGGTGCGGTCAAGCACCTTTGGCCGGTCGGCGTGCTATCTCCGTCGATGTCGGACCGCGGCCAGTCGATACGCAATGTTCCGGTGCTCGGCGGTATAGATGATGTCGAGGATGTGATTCGCGACTATGACAGGCGCGGCAAGCCAATTGCGCGGGTCGTGATGACACCGTCGGCGTTCGATCCCGACGCGCATCCCGAATCGGTCTTGATGCGCGCGAAGCGGCTGGGATTGATGGTCAGCCGCCTGCCGTCGCTGGAAAGCGGCGACGTGCCGCGGCTGACCAACGTTGTGGTCGAGGATCTGCTGCTGCGTGCCAGCGAGAAGATCGATTACGCGCGTCTCGAGGCGCTGGTGAAGGGAAAGGCCGTCATCGTGACCGGTGGCGGCGGCTCGATCGGGGCGGAGATCTGCGACCGCGTTGCGACGTTCGGTGCCGCCCGGTTGCTGATCATCGAGAATTCGGAGCCCGCACTCTATGCCGTCACCGAAGCGCTGTCGGCGCGCGGGGCCGGGGTTGCGATCGAAGGCCGAATTGCGGACATAAGGGATCGCGAACGCGTGCTGCGGCTGATGAACGATTTCAAGCCGGATATCGTGTTCCATGCCGCCGCGCTGAAGCATGTGCCGATTCTCGAACGCGACTGGAGCGAGGGGGTCAAGACCAACATCTTCGGATCGGTCAACGTCGCCGATGCGGCGCTGGTGGCCGGCGCGGAAGCGATGGTGATGATCTCGACCGACAAGGCGATCGAACCGGTCTCGATGCTGGGCCTGACCAAGCGCTTTGCCGAAATGTATTGCCAGGCACTCGACAGTGAGCTGGCCGCACAATCGCGCGGCAAGCCGCATATGCGCCTGATTTCCGTGCGGTTCGGCAACGTGCTGGCGTCGAACGGTTCGGTGGTGCCGAAATTCAAGGCGCAGATCGAGGCGGGCGGCCCGGTCACGGTTACGCACCCGGACATGGTCAGGTATTTCATGACGATCCGCGAAGCCTGCGACCTGGTGCTCACCGCGGCCACGCATGCATTGACGCCGGCGCGCCCGGACGTTTCGGTCTACGTGCTCAACATGGGGCAGCCGGTCAAGATCGTGGAACTTGCCGAGCGGATGATCCGGCTGTCCGGCCTCGAACCCGGCCTCGACATTGAGGTGGTGTTCACCGGGATGCGGCCGGGCGAGCGGCTGAACGAGATCCTGTTCGCGAGCCAGGAGCCGACCGTCGAAATCGGCGTCGCCGGCATCATGGCGGCCAAGCCGAACGAACCGCCGATGCAGACGTTGCGCCATTGGCTCGCCGCGCTGGAACAGGCGATCACAAAGGACGACCGCGCCACCATCAGGGCCGTGCTGAAAGATGCCGTGCCGGAATTCGGATCGAACGCCGCTTAA